A window of Variovorax paradoxus genomic DNA:
GTGCGCGTGCGCCAGGCCATCGCCTATGCACTGCCCTACACCTCGCTGCTGCGCGGCGCCAACCTGGGGCGCGGTGAGCCGCTGTACGGCGCCAGGTCGGCCAAGCCCACCGGCAGCCGCTTTCCTCAACCCTACCCGTACGAGACGCAGCTGCTGCGCGCACGCGAGCTGCTCGCGCAGGCCGGGCTGGCGAAGGGCTTCAAGACCAGCTTCAGCTACAACGTGGGCGACGCCACGCTGGCCGAGCCCGCCGCGCTGCTGATCCAGGAAGCGCTGGGCAAGATCGGCATCGAGCTGTCCATCGAGAAGGTGCCCGGCGCGCAATGGGGCACGCTGCAGACCGAGAAAAAACTGCCCTTCTTCATCGACAGCTCGTCCGCCTGGTTCAACGACCCCGACTACTTCTTCCGCATCTTCTTCCAGGGCGACTGGCGCTGGAACTTCGGCTCGTTCAAGAACGACGAGCTCGCCAAGCTGGTCGACCAGGCGCGCTGGGAAACCGACCGCGCCAAATATGACCGCGCCATCCAGCGTGCCATCGAGATCGCCTTCGAGCAGGTGCCGCTCGTGCCGTTGTGGCTGCCCTCGTTCGAAGCCGCGCTGCAGCCGGACCTGCAGGGCTTTACCTACTACATCCACGGGCAGGTGGACTTCCGGCCCCTGACACGCGCGTGAGCACGGGCACCCCCCTCGGCCTCGCGGGCCGCGTCGCCGCCCGGATGCTGGCCGCGCTGCCGGTGCTGGCGGGCGCGGTCGTCTTCACCTTCCTGCTGACGCACGTGCTGCCGGGCGACCCGGCCGCGTTCCTCGCCTCCGGGCCGAGCGCGGGGCCGGAGGAAATCGCGCAGATCCGGGCGCGCATGGGGCTGGACCAGCCGCTGCCGGTCCAACTGTGGCACTACCTCGCGGCGCTCGCGCAGGGCGACTGGGGGCAGTCGCACACCACGGGGCAGCCCGTGTGGACCGACCTGCGCCAGCGCCTGCCCGCCACGCTCGAGCTGACCTTCGTCGCCTTCACGCTCACGCTGGCGGTGGCGCTGCCACTGGGTGCAGCCGCGGCGCTTCGGCCGCGCTCGATCTGGGACCGCGCCTGCACGCTGCTCACGGTCGGCGGCAGCTGCATGCCGACCTTCGTCATCGCGCTGCTGCTGGTGTATGTCTTCTACTTCCTGCTGGGGTGGGCGCCGGAGCCCACCGGGCGC
This region includes:
- a CDS encoding ABC transporter permease, which translates into the protein MSTGTPLGLAGRVAARMLAALPVLAGAVVFTFLLTHVLPGDPAAFLASGPSAGPEEIAQIRARMGLDQPLPVQLWHYLAALAQGDWGQSHTTGQPVWTDLRQRLPATLELTFVAFTLTLAVALPLGAAAALRPRSIWDRACTLLTVGGSCMPTFVIALLLVYVFYFLLGWAPEPTGRIDAMLAPPPAVTGFLLVDSLLAGRADAFASAAGRLLLPAVAMALFSLAPLARLMRASLLGVLRSDPVRTARALGLPRRAVLASALHLALLPVVTGAGMVFSYMLSANVVIEKVFAWPGIGSYALDALLASDHAPLQGFVLLVALLFVGVNLGVDLLHGRIDPRAGSQA